A region of Anolis carolinensis isolate JA03-04 unplaced genomic scaffold, rAnoCar3.1.pri scaffold_7, whole genome shotgun sequence DNA encodes the following proteins:
- the slc31a1 gene encoding high affinity copper uptake protein 1, which produces MSHHMGHNMTGLAMPTSDPHAHHHNTMAPGHMHSEGMAMTFYFGYENVPLLFSGLVINTPGEMAGAFVAIFLLAMFYEGLKIARESLLRKSQVSIRYNSMPVPGPNGTVLMETHKTVGQQMLSLPHLFQTALHVIQVVVSYFLMLIFMTYNGYLCIAVAGGAGTGYFFFSWKKAVVVDITEHCH; this is translated from the exons ATGCGCACCATCACAATACGATGGCTCCAGGACACATGCACAGTGAAGGGATG GCAATGACCTTCTATTTTGGATATGAGAATGTGCCTTTGCTGTTTTCCGGGCTTGTCATCAACACACCTGGAG AAATGGCAGGAGCATTTGTGGCCATCTTCTTGCTGGCCATGTTCTACGAAGGCCTGAAGATTGCTCGCGAGAGCCTCCTCCGGAAGTCTCAGGTCAGCATCCGCTACAACTCCATGCCCGTCCCGGGACCAAATGGCACCGTCTTAATGGAGACGCACAAAACTGTTGG GCAACAAATGCTGAGCCTCCCGCACCTTTTCCAGACGGCCCTTCACGTCATCCAAGTGGTGGTCAGCTACTTCCTCATGCTCATCTTCATGACCTACAACGGCTACCTCTGCATCGCTGTGGCCGGAGGCGCCGGGACTGGCTACTTCTTCTTTAGCTGGAAGAAGGCGGTGGTGGTGGACATCACCGAGCATTGCCATTAA
- the cdc26 gene encoding anaphase-promoting complex subunit CDC26, which produces MLRRKPTRLELKLDDIEEFEGARKELESCKKQREEVDVVGASDGEGALGLNMDHKSREQMIHDRIGYKPQPKPNNRSSQFGNFEF; this is translated from the exons ATGCTACGTCGGAAGCCAACGCGTTTGGAGCTCAAGCTGGACGATATCGAGGAATTTGAAGGGGCCAGAAAAGAGCTGGAG AGTTGCAAGAAGCAGCGGGAAGAGGTGGATGTGGTGGGCGCCAGTGACGGCGAAGGCGCGCTGGGACTGAACATGGACCACAAGAGCCGGGAACAGATGATCCACGACCGGATCGGCTACAAGCCCCAGCCCAAGCCCAACAACCGCTCCTCGCAGTTTGGCAACTTTGAGTTCTAG
- the prpf4 gene encoding U4/U6 small nuclear ribonucleoprotein Prp4: MAASRSLTLGKTKASDEGSGPPAKKGPIFYGSLEEKERERLLKGESGMLGKDAVKAAIEAGNINVTSGEVFDLEDHISERQAEVLAEFERRKRARQINVSTDDSEVKACLRALGEPITLFGEGPAERRERLRNILSVVGTDALKKTKKDDEKSKKTKEEYQQTWYHEGPNTLKTARIWIANYSLPRAMKRLEEARLLKDIPEATRTSQKQELHKSLRSLNNFCSQIGDDRPISYCHFSPNSKLLATACWSGLCKLWSVPDCNLVHTLRGHNTNVGAIVFHPKATISLDKKDVNLASCAADGSVKLWSLESDEPVADIEGHTVRVARVAWHPSGRFLGTTCYDHSWRLWDLEAQEEILHQEGHSKGVYDIAFHVDGSLAGTGGLDAFGRVWDLRTGRCIMFLEGHLKEIYGVNFSPNGYHIATGSGDNTCKVWDLRQRRCIYTIPAHQNLVTGVRFEPNHGNFLLTGAYDNTAKVWTHPGWSPLKTLAGHEGKVMGLDISLDGQLIATCSYDRTFKLWMAE; the protein is encoded by the exons ATGGCTGCCTCGAGGAGTTTAACG TTGGGAAAGACAAAAGCCTCCGATGAAGGCAGTGGTCCTCCGGCCAAGAAAGGCCCCATTTTTTATGGGAGCCTGGAGGAGAAGGAGCGCGAGCGTCTCCTCAAGGGAGAGTCTGGGATGCTGGGCAAAGATGCCGTCAAAGCAGCAATTGAGGCCGGCAACATCAACGTCACCAGCG GTGAAGTTTTTGACCTGGAAGACCACATCAGCGAGCGCCAGGCGGAAGTGCTGGCTGAATTTGAGCGCCGGAAGCGGGCCAGGCAAATCAATGTCTCCACAGACGATTCGGAAGTCAAGGCCTGCTTACGAGCCCTTGGGGAGCCCATCACCCTGTTTGGCGAAGGACCTGCAGAAAGGAGAGAGAG GCTACGGAATATCCTCTCGGTAGTTGGCACAGATGCATTGAAGAAAACCAAAAAGGATgatgagaaatccaagaagactAAAGAGGAA tACCAGCAAACGTGGTACCACGAAGGACCAAACACATTAAAGACTGCCAGAATATGGATCGCCAACTACTCACTCCCTCG GGCAATGAAGCGACTGGAAGAAGCTCGATTGCTGAAGGACATCCCTGAGGCCACACGAACGTCCCAGAAACAAGAGCTACACAAATCTCTGAGG TCTTTGAATAACTTCTGCAGCCAGATTGGAGATGACCGTCCCATTTCGTACTGCCACTTCAGTCCGAATTCGAAGCTCCTGGCAACGGCCTGTTG GAGCGGCCTCTGCAAGCTGTGGTCGGTGCCGGATTGCAATCTTGTCCACACTTTACGAG GGCACAACACCAATGTGGGGGCCATTGTCTTCCACCCCAAGGCAACCATCTCCCTGGACAAGAAGGATGTGAACTTGGCTTCCTGCGCTGCGGACGGCTCGGTCAAGCTCTGGAGTCTCGAAAG cgACGAGCCGGTGGCCGACATCGAAGGGCACACCGTGAGAGTGGCTCGGGTCGCCTGGCATCCTTCCGGCCGATTTTTGGGAACCACCTG CTATGACCATTCGTGGCGACTGTGGGACCTCGAGGCCCAGGAGGAGATTTTGCACCAGGAAGGACACAGCAAAGGCGTCTATGACATTGCCTTCCACGTCGATGGCTCCCTTGCAGGCACCGG TGGCCTTGATGCCTTTGGCCGGGTGTGGGACCTACGAACCGGGCGCTGCATCATGTTTTTGGAAGGTCATCTCAAGGAGATCTATGGAGTCAATTTTTCCCCAAATGG GTACCACATTGCCACCGGCAGCGGGGACAACACTTGTAAAGTTTGGGACCTCCGCCAGAGGCGATGTATCTATACCATCCCTGCTCATCAGAACCTGGTGACGGGGGTCCGGTTTGAGC CAAACCACGGCAATTTCCTGCTCACCGGGGCCTACGACAACACGGCCAAGGTCTGGACGCACCCAGGCTGGTCCCCTTTGAAAACCCTGGCCGGGCACGAAGGCAAAGTGATGGGTTTGGACATCTCTCTGGACGGGCAGCTGATTGCGACGTGTTCTTACGACCGAACCTTTAAGCTCTGGATGGCAGAGTAA
- the rnf183 gene encoding E3 ubiquitin-protein ligase RNF183, translating to MAEKQGTALASECPICWSPFDNAFRTPKLLRCRHTFCIECLAHLSLVASDPHCLQCPLCRHPTELPSHQAVTALPTNGAVLRLLRLEPNHVVLDGRRLYLKDQRKSRYFLRQPRVYTLDLGSESSDTEGAQTATPSLPDHRTLRECSRNPQLRLFSYLMAVILIVIMLLVFFIFWTNHFFTRSG from the coding sequence ATGGCTGAGAAGCAAGGCACAGCGTTGGCATCTGAGTGCCCGATCTGCTGGAGCCCCTTCGACAACGCCTTCCGGACGCCCAAGCTCCTCCGGTGCCGACACACCTTCTGCATCGAGTGCCTGGCCCACCTGAGTTTAGTGGCATCGGACCCACACTGCCTGCAATGCCCACTTTGTCGCCACCCCACCGAGCTCCCGTCCCACCAAGCCGTCACTGCGCTGCCCACCAACGGAGCCGTCTTGCGTTTGCTCCGGCTGGAGCCCAACCACGTTGTCTTGGATGGCAGGCGGTTGTATCTGAAGGACCAACGCAAGAGCCGGTATTTCCTCCGCCAGCCGAGGGTTTACACCTTGGACCTGGGCTCCGAATCCTCGGACACCGAAGGAGCCCAGACGGCGACCCCAAGCTTGCCCGACCATAGGACACTTCGAGAGTGTTCCCGCAACCCGCAGCTTCGCCTTTTCTCCTACTTGATGGCCGTCATCTTGATCGTCATCATGCTTCTGGTGTTCTTTATCTTCTGGACCAACCATTTCTTCACCCGTTCAGGATGA